The sequence below is a genomic window from Bactrocera neohumeralis isolate Rockhampton chromosome 4, APGP_CSIRO_Bneo_wtdbg2-racon-allhic-juicebox.fasta_v2, whole genome shotgun sequence.
TCAGCTGAATTCAGATAGagatgtatatttattatatatgtaaaatgatattttcttcaatcagctttgattttaatattaaaatttttctggaaatatttcaaaaattgtaaatttgaaCTAAATTATGTTTCACTTATAATTCAAACTTTTaggaaatatgaaatattgctCTTTCCATAGCCACTCTAACGCCGAAGCTTTTCACGAGCTTTTAGCTCCTGCAGATAATACTTTCTGAACACAACCGTTACATAGTAGATAACTTCGACAATGGAGACCATACTGATACCAACAAAGAGACTGAAGGCGCTGCCCAAATTagctgaaaataatataaaaatgatatatAGAGATTATTGGCATGAGTTAAAACTATAAGGGTAGATACTCGTACTTACAAACTAGAGTCACCATGCTTGAGAGTAGATCACGACGAACACGTAGATATACTTGACTgtttaagtatatatgaatgacGGAGTGGTTATCCTGTACACCGGCACTGTaagtgtaaaatataaaattttatcgatatatatatattatcgatatacatatatatttctctgAAGTATTGAGTTTCAAAACCAACTATTTCAACTTACTAAAACTCATCCACTGTCGGTATATCAATCTGCAATTCGGCACTCGTCAGCTCCACATTGTACTGGATTGATTCGCACGAATTCGGGCAATAACATTGGTCTTTTCGATAACGTCCCACTAACGCGGCTATAAAGAACAGATACTTAcgaattaattacaaatttgttacTCTCTTCACTCTTTAACGAACACCTACTGAAATTTGCCAACAGGCATGGTATATCCTTGATAGCGCATATACGTTCGTGGGTGTGATTCGTATAGAAGAAATACGTTATGCAGCCGCACATTCTAAGCGTAGTCTCCACACGACATTCCAGCATACAATTATTACCCACATATTTCTCGAAGTGTTTGAGTGGGAATTCATCCGGCAGCACACATTGCCGCTCGTCTATCGACAGTGCTTTAACGGCACGCGAACAGTATGTCTCAAGGGGTCGCACACCAAGGAAAGTCTCCTGCTTAAGTGGTGTAAATTTGATGACAGAATGCGCACTGGGGTAACCTTCATTCTCCGAGAGTAACACTTTAAAACCATCCGAGTAGAGACCCAATTCGCCATAGTCCGAGTCATTGTAGTACAGTATTAGGGAGAGACCATCGAAAAGGCCGGCGTGCGTAGTCTTTGCAGTGTAGTTCAAACTGTGATGTTAGGGAGAGAGTGAGGCAAAAGAAAGATAATtactaagatttttttttactgaatttaCAACATTCCTCACCCCGGTTGATTGAGGTTGAAGGAACAGCAATAGCCATAATATGTGCGCGATACTTCTATGATTTCGCTGCAATCCACAATTCGCCACATAAAACGGCAGCGAAAGAATATATCTGAACAGTTCCATTGTAGATTTTGCATGAATGTCAGTGTGCTGATATTATTAACGTCGATCAAATTCTGTAGCAATACAATATCTTCGGTGGCATAGGTATAATCATCGCTAATGAAGCCGAAATAGGTTGGCAATACTTCCATTATCATGCTGGTATTTGTGTCGGTTGGGAGCTTGCTGAGAAAAgagtttcaaatttattaatttcttaagagaaatatgttgataactatttaaaaaattggagGAATCTGACaagctcaaaatttttaatggtGGATCTATTTCGAAGTTATTGGCTCCAtataattttcatcgaaaatacTATTGTAGAAAACTGGGGCTGTGGATTTTCACTTGATTCTCTTGAGGCGAATTTTTCTCCAGTAAAATCATTCGGCCCACACAGAAATAGGTAGTAATCACTTAGTGTCAGATCCGGATTATAAGATGGATGCATAAAACCTTGCTAATCAAACTTTCGAAACTTCTGGCGAATCACTATCGATATGTGCGGCTTAGCGTTACTTGGTGGAACTTAATTCCTTTCCTTTTGACCAAAGCTGGCCGCCTCTGGGCGATTGTTTCTGttggaaagtccaattttggacACGGTTGAATTGTGGTTACTCATAAGTAAGTAGTAGATAATTTCCTGCAAAACCGACCCccaaaatacatatttcttgGCTTCCCTCGCTTGGCTACCGTTTGCGCCGGCTCATTTCGTTTCGACCACGATCGTTTTCGCTTGACCTTGTCGTAAAAGATCCAGATTTCATCACCAGTTAGCATCCGCTTTAGAAACGGATGGATTTTTTGCGACTAAGCAGCGATTTGCAGATATAAACTCGGTTCATGtgattttttttccttaacTCGTGCGATACCCATATATCATACTTCTTGTTGTATCTATCAAACAGTATTTGGTACAATGTTTTACTCGTGGACAACAGAAAAGTTTATACATGGCTTTCGGTTTGGACGATTTCCACTATCTCAtggataatttttttgacaattggCCTGCCAGACATCAAAATTACCGGAACGGAATCTGTGAATTTACGCATGATTGGCTGTTACAGTATCAGGACTATAAGTGCTAATGACATTTTTAGCCGCCTGGCTTCGGTTTTCGCCGTTCTGTTCTTGTCCTTTTTGCCGGTGTTCATCTTTGACGCGTGCTCAAACAATACAGAGCTAAGAAATTCAAACTCAGAACTGTTTGAGAACTTTTTTTAGTATGAAATCTCAACTTTCTAACGCTATGTAGTTTAACCCGATTGAATTTGTACAACATGAGATACAGATTACTAAAGATAAGCACTGGAAAAATTATGGATTTGTTTTACTATTATTCTTGTAGGAACCTTCATTTGTATCTCGATGGTTTTCGgtttcaaaaatcattttttacatatttaatacattttatatttctagAAACGCATCAAATTGAGTTTTATGTTTCAAATAATCTTGAGAATTGCGCTCGAGGCGAGCTGGTGCCGTTTTAAACCTTGTtcaggtagtcaataaaaattttatgatatttttttgcattcccAAAATACAGTTCGTCACCGAAATTTTTACTTGCCGACTGTAGtctttttccacgctttggagcggttTTGTTTTGTCCAGTCCACTTGGTTGACTGTCTATtcgacttcggagtgaaatgaacCTTCAGTTTTATCTCGATGACGTTAACGGGTTAAATGAGTTTaaggggtttcaaaaaatcgattttttttattgtcatattaaattttacattcctctagaatattgtcctaaattttcaaattaatccgagtaatagtttcgcaGATACAGTCTTGAGAGCTGGTGCGCTCGAGGCGAGCTGGGCTAAGTGTCCCtgtgtgtgtttttgaagtcggttgacaagatttctcgagaattaCAGCCAAttgaaatgaattgaaaaaaaaaagggaaattttaaagtttttgtcaaaatgtctgccaaaaatccaactttcagtctttttttttcttcgtccaagttctaagctaaggttttaactaaaatacttattttttaactttagatGATTCTGCCAGGAGTTAGCCGACCAACGCGAGTGCATCTTTTTTCCgtggggtcaccggaaatggcgtcacaaTGGCCGAGCTTAAACTTTTTTCCGAACATTCAGAAAAAAGCGTTTTCAAAGTATAAGTAGTAAATAAGTGTACGATCATTCAAACattagtaataaaattaaaaaattaagagaaattagtattttatttataatagcTACTCACAGCGTTCCGATATAACTTTTTGCCTTTTGTATGTTGTAAAGTGTCTCCGTACATATAGTTACGGCGGGAAAAATAAGACTATCAATTGGAGCATGATCTTTTTCAACATTCATGCGTGTGGGATTGCTACGGTAACTCATATAAAATGTATAGACCATTGATATTGCACAGATAAAcatgatcagcgtgatgagcaGCCAGATGAAACAAAAGAgagtttcaataaattttgcgagtaaaaacatgaaaaagcTAGTTGATGATCAAATGGAGAAAtccaattaaacaattttaatttttcttcgtccatagctgaggtatgctcagccgctcagggtcagccttgggacccacgaaccctttTAACTTTAGATGAAAGAAAAGTGTTTAATCTTTTTTAACGAAATGTATCACAAGGCGCTGTCTATTGCTGCCGATTTCAGAAAAAAGCGTTTTCAAAGTACTATAAGCTGGAGAAAAAGGTACGATCATTCTTTCGGTGTGAAGTGCTTGCTTAGTATTTTAGTTATAGCAGCATGGCGCAGCTTTCGTCTTTTTGCCTTTTGTAGTGAGGTAATTGTGTGCGTAGCTTTCAACATTAATGCGGTGAGGTGAAGTTAACTACGTGCAGGATAGTTCTAGTATGGGATAAAAGCTCCATGTTGACGTATGGTGAGGTAAATGATGTAAAACCgtgttgaacaaaaatttttaagaagtgGTGAAATCacgaaatgtattaaaattgtgaattttaaatttagcaaacgaaattttttgaataaatcttTTTGGAACCTTCCCAGTACTCATGGGAGTGCTTAAAATGCGAGAACTCCAaaaaatcatacatatgtaattatatcaTTAATATCATGTGATACGTACCGCACGATTTTGTTGGTCTCTCTGTCTTGTGTATACTTCAAGCCATGTATACTGCTTGAGGCACAAAAAGCTAACCAAGTGCTCTTGAGTGCTGcataaacagctgattgctCTTTATTCTTCACTTTGACCTGAGCCATTTtgctaaaatataataattataaaattaaaaacattaaaaattgtgataaatgTTCTAatgaataaagaaattatataagaaGTAATGCTAATTTATGGTACAGCTCATATGATACTCTTACACGTACCCGTCTTCTATGTCAAGTTCCTTTAAATGACTAGGTAAATAGGTAATAGAGAATTGGCTTAATATTaggaaaaattgatttttgattggaaaattAAACAGTTACCAGGAGTTTTAaccaaatgttaaaaaaaaataatgagctTTCGAAGAaattacaagtatgtatatgttctCAAGAGACATTTTATAatcagtatacatatgtatatgcgacaTGTAGCTATAAATGACTATAAAATAGTAGTCCAGAACGCTATCATTACTTTGAATACGACGGTAATATGATTTGACATAATGAGAGCCTCACTTTCGTAATATATACAAGCGAGTGTAAAGAAATATCTCTACAAAAACCCTACCATACTGATTGCTTTAACATGATTAAAAATTTGTACAGAAAATTCCCCTGAAATTTGTTTCTGCGTACGCCGCTGTTTCtcaatacatttatatacagtaatttgcaataaaaaacacctaaaataaccaaattattttaaaacttagcTTATGCGacggcatttatttttaagcttccccagtttgttttagttttgtagTAATCGGTAAGTTCAAGCTCAGGTAGCCTcatgaaaaactttgtttttgataTGTTAGCAGGCCAGTTGAAAAGTGCCAGCAtagcaaacaaattttgtgccaaaattcgtttattttattcaacatatagtagttcccttcaaggttgatacactgattatagcgaccctccaacttttcgatataaTTTTTGTGGTACGATTTGTCTTTTGCTTCGAAATAGGCCTCGGTTTCGACGATCGCATGTTCAATCGACAAAATTTTTtaccagcgagcattcttttgtgATCTGAGAACAGGCAATAGTCGCTGAGGACCAGGTTTAGAGAATACAGCAGAtacggaagcaattcgaagccaaAGTCATAGATTTTTGGTAACGCTTTCACTTACTTGTGACACGGTCGGTTGTCTAAGTGAAGCAGCCTTTTATTTTCGATCGTTTTTCGTCGATTACGTCGATTCTTTTAAACGGTGCAATAGCGGTATGTAATAGTCATTGTATCCGGTGCTTCCTTAGTtcaggtagtcaataaaaattattccatgctcATCCCAAAATACAGGCGCCATCATAACCTTGCTTGCCGACTGTAGtctttttccacgctttggagcggttTTGTTTTGTCCAGTCCACTTGGTTGACTGTCTATTCGACTTCGgaatgaaatgatggagccatgatTCATCTATTGTCACATGTCGATACAAAAACTCAGGTTTATTACACTTGAACATTTCCAAATACTGCCCCGAATCATCAACCCGTCGCTGTTtatggtcaaaagtgagctcgctcGGCAACCAGTTTGCACAGATTTTTCTCATATCCAAAttttcgtgaatgatatgataaATGTTCAATTGATATCTTTAGATTGTCTGATagctcgaacaacttcactttacggtcatccaaaattatttcgtggactttttcatgttttcgtcggtaacaacctcttttgagCGTTCACTGCGTCCgtcgtcttcggtgctcatttcaccacgtctaagcTTACCATACCAgtccttgatggttgattttcccaGGACAGTGTTCGAAAACTCGTCagcaagccaagtttttgcttcagctgtaatttttcctttcaaaaagttttattttatcaaaccgcgaaattcctttttatccatttttttcacaatgaCAAAAGTTGTTTCATCCTAAATTATGTAATTCTCAAACTATAGATCCGACAGCGGTCAAATTTACACACGTGCCTCTTGAAGGTTAGtgcttactaaaaattatatggatTTCTTTCGAGTAGCGTCATCGCGTCATCTATGTATCAGTCCGGGAACTTTTCATTTGAACtcttatcttcacgaaatttattacaaagcatacatatgtatctataatcTCTGAAgctatttttcagatcggacaactacagcgtatagctgtcatacaaactgtacaaTCGAATTCAAGTACTCTtacggaaaattttttatttgacaaggtaacTTAACGAAATTTGGATTGAATTATTCTTCAAAGTAACGCTATAATTTCTGAGTAAATTTATCAGATCGGATAGCTTACTAGTTCCTTTTTCTTGTGAAGGGTTTTCTATGTATCTTCGTTGCCACCGAGGTTAAAGTTTTTTATCACAAGCTTTAACACTTACATTATGTTGAAATATTcactgtttttattgttgtgcttataaaattttaattaattttattcaattttaattttccatttaattgttttttttaatattttatatttttttatttattttttttttatttttttttatttttttttttttaatttttttaaattatttttaatattttttttaatattaaatttaaaaaattttttttttttttttattttttttatttttttttttattttttttattttttaaaatttttttaattttttaaaaatatttttaatatcaattttttttttaaatttgttttttaacttttcatatacatatttttcatattttattttactctttTACTAATTAATATAGTATTTTCAAAACTCTTACTTCCATATATTGTCCTTTAAGTGCGTTGATGTTATAAGTCTCCTCTCTAGCCAACTAACAAGCTGCGAATGTGCTGTGCGCTAGCTACTAAATCAAGCTAATATATCTCTTTATCAATAAAACATActaatattcaattaaaacgTTTTACATTCAATTAAAATCGCATCAATTGcctaaagtacatatattttcccGACGATAAGAAAAAGGGCGTGTTAGAACATGTCTAATCCACTTACATACATGTGCATATCTACGATACATTGATATATTGGCATGCTTCTAGGCACTCTCACTTCTGCCCATAGGAATCGAGCACACATGTCTCCATCCATATACacacagatatgtatatatatccatacatacacatatattacaTACTACAATTTCAAGCTTTTATATTTAGTATTGCTCGTGCTTTCACAAGCTTTCCTTAATACTTAGCTAAGTTCCAAACCACAAGCACACAATTTAATGTAGCGCTAATGTCACCTTCGTTGCGTGCGTCGCGCTCATTTAAACGACATTCAACTTGGAGTAAATATCTGCCGAAATAGCTCAGTTGGGAGAGCGTTAGACTGAAGATCTAAAGGTCCCCGGTTCAATCCCGGGTTTCGGCagtcaaatataattttttaattatttcagaaactaaatttaaaataaacttaatagGGAAGCGAGAAAATTAGAgcaagatatatatatatatgtatatatatagacatgacttatttatttaaacaaacttGGTCAGCAACAAAGAGTGTCTTGTTTATTTGCGTTCGTTTGCTGACGTTCGCATTTCCACACGAGTATACAAATAGCCGAGcagcaaaaaaatatcaaactctTGCCGACTAATTCGTGCTACTTaccataaataatttgttttacgTAAGGTGTTTTGTGGAATTCAATATGCCGCTGATATTCAGCTGACAACAGCAAATACGAAGAAGCTTCCATGGACATTGGCACGTGCATTTGAATGTGTGTACTCAAGTAAATCAATAGTAAATGTTCTCGAACGAGTAAAACATTAATTGGAGTACCTGCTTTGTGATCACGAGTGACAGACAGAGCGGatgttttgtataaattaaaatgctgtcatataaaaatagcaacaaaaaagggaaaaatgcaAAGTAAACAATCAAAGAAGAAGCGCTCGCCGTTTCTGAAAAGCCAGTTCATTGAACTTCCCTACGAAATCGAATTGTAACCTCGACAAACAAATCACAAATTGCATTAAATGTGGTTATAAATAATACTCGCTTGACCTTCAGCTAGGAAGTAACGGTGCCATTTGGAGGCAACAGACAAGCCTCCAGATTGTgggtttttaattgaaacaataTACCATATAATCTTACACGTTTTGATATATAAATAGTGTTTCCGTAGATAGCCGTTATCGATTctggtgcaaaaaaaaaaaatccacaaattattgatgaacaaccattacatacACCCGAATTGACAGTGTGTTATGGTTTTTGATTTGGTGGTATCAGCGGTCGgtacttttttcgaaatgtAGCTGACCATCACTCTCAATGGAGAGCGatgataacaaaatttttattgccgCAATTGGatgaagttgatcttgacaacagctggttccaacaagatgggACTACGTGATCTTGATCTTGACAACAGCTGGTTCCATCAAGATGGgactacgtgccacacagcacgtgcaacaaccgatttattgcgagaaaagttcgGAGATTCGATTATATCAAGGAGTTGTGGCATTCAATGGCCTCCAAGCAATTTTGATTTAataccattagactacttcttatttggttatttgaagtcaCTGGTCTTTAGCAAAAAACCAGCCGCTCTGCAAGCTTCggaagtcaatattgaatcATCAATAGGacgacatacgacttgatttagtggaaaaagtactcgataATTGGGTGCATCGAATTCGTTACTGCAATAAAAGTCG
It includes:
- the LOC126756161 gene encoding sodium channel protein Nach, coding for MAQVKVKNKEQSAVYAALKSTWLAFCASSSIHGLKYTQDRETNKIVRFIWLLITLIMFICAISMVYTFYMSYRSNPTRMNVEKDHAPIDSLIFPAVTICTETLYNIQKAKSYIGTLKLPTDTNTSMIMEVLPTYFGFISDDYTYATEDIVLLQNLIDVNNISTLTFMQNLQWNCSDIFFRCRFMWRIVDCSEIIEVSRTYYGYCCSFNLNQPGLNYTAKTTHAGLFDGLSLILYYNDSDYGELGLYSDGFKVLLSENEGYPSAHSVIKFTPLKQETFLGVRPLETYCSRAVKALSIDERQCVLPDEFPLKHFEKYVGNNCMLECRVETTLRMCGCITYFFYTNHTHERICAIKDIPCLLANFTALVGRYRKDQCYCPNSCESIQYNVELTSAELQIDIPTVDEFYAGVQDNHSVIHIYLNSQVYLRVRRDLLSSMVTLVSNLGSAFSLFVGISMVSIVEVIYYVTVVFRKYYLQELKAREKLRR